In one Trichlorobacter lovleyi SZ genomic region, the following are encoded:
- a CDS encoding sigma-54 interaction domain-containing protein, translated as MTVKSSFRVLDGDRKTRDLVSAFLTYKGYETVILDDNADLFDTDRTTSPRILVADLVSLFARSGDALQQIWQTDPEQVAIVYAQSDAARTLPHDERLIFLPKPLNLDELESVVMRALEYQALKVRMPEQPVDEYPHFLCSTIIGRSRQMLNLFEMIEKVAESSATVLIQGESGTGKELAARAIHQLSSRSSKNFVPVNCAAIPDDLLESELFGHVKGSFTGAYANRIGRFEMADKGTLFLDEIGDMKATLQVKLLRVLQAKEFEPVGSTRSQKVDVRIIAASNKNLDEQVATRDFREDLYYRLSVIPITIPPLRDRREDIPLLINHFQGQFNRDRRRLVKGFTREALEMLCNYDWPGNVRELENLVERMITMKESGFITVDDLPEKYLAPRTVVAPPLSVSGSVPVGKELPPEGICLNSAVDAFENGLIMQALHRTGGNKKEAAALLNLKRTTLIEKLKKKNLQFP; from the coding sequence ATGACTGTGAAAAGCTCGTTCAGGGTGCTGGATGGTGATCGTAAAACCCGTGATCTTGTGTCAGCTTTTCTGACATATAAAGGCTACGAGACCGTTATTCTCGATGATAATGCAGATCTTTTTGACACGGACCGGACAACGTCGCCACGGATACTGGTTGCTGATCTGGTATCTCTGTTTGCCAGGTCCGGTGATGCACTGCAGCAGATTTGGCAGACTGACCCCGAACAGGTAGCGATCGTTTATGCCCAATCTGACGCTGCCCGTACGCTGCCCCATGATGAACGGCTGATATTTCTGCCTAAACCGCTTAACCTTGATGAGCTTGAAAGCGTGGTGATGCGGGCACTGGAGTACCAGGCCCTGAAAGTGCGGATGCCGGAGCAGCCGGTTGATGAATACCCTCATTTTCTTTGCTCCACCATCATTGGCAGAAGCCGCCAGATGCTTAATCTGTTTGAGATGATTGAGAAGGTCGCGGAATCCAGCGCGACGGTCCTGATTCAGGGAGAGTCCGGAACCGGCAAGGAACTTGCAGCTCGGGCAATACACCAGCTTTCAAGCCGGAGCAGCAAAAATTTTGTGCCGGTTAACTGTGCAGCCATTCCGGATGACCTGCTGGAGAGTGAGCTGTTCGGGCATGTGAAAGGGTCATTCACCGGTGCCTATGCCAATCGGATCGGCCGGTTTGAGATGGCTGACAAAGGAACCCTCTTTCTGGATGAAATCGGTGATATGAAGGCGACCCTGCAGGTCAAACTGCTGCGGGTGCTGCAGGCCAAGGAGTTTGAACCGGTTGGATCAACCCGTTCCCAGAAGGTGGATGTCCGGATTATTGCCGCATCCAATAAGAATCTGGATGAACAGGTGGCGACCCGTGATTTCAGGGAGGATCTCTACTACCGGCTTTCGGTAATTCCGATTACGATTCCTCCCCTGCGAGACCGGCGTGAAGACATTCCGCTGCTGATCAATCACTTTCAGGGACAGTTTAACCGTGATCGTCGGCGTCTGGTCAAAGGCTTTACCCGCGAGGCGCTTGAGATGCTCTGTAACTACGATTGGCCGGGCAATGTGCGGGAGCTTGAAAACCTGGTGGAGCGGATGATCACTATGAAGGAGAGCGGGTTTATCACGGTGGATGATCTGCCGGAAAAATACCTGGCCCCCCGTACGGTTGTAGCGCCGCCGCTGTCAGTTTCCGGTTCTGTCCCTGTCGGCAAGGAGCTGCCGCCGGAAGGAATCTGTCTGAACAGTGCCGTTGACGCCTTCGAGAACGGCCTGATCATGCAGGCCCTGCACCGTACCGGCGGTAACAAGAAAGAGGCCGCAGCCCTTCTGAACCTGAAACGGACAACCCTGATTGAGAAGCTTAAGAAGAAAAACCTGCAGTTCCCCTGA
- a CDS encoding chemotaxis protein CheW — MSNALVPMNANEARAGDHGELIQLVSFNLDNEEYGVDVLKVREIIRMPSITRVPNTPHYVEGVINLRGKVIPIINMRRRFGLVEVEYDKQTRIMVMDVEGELMGFIVDAVSEVIRISSSEIQPSPAVVTSGIDQECIAGVINQAERLLVLLDLQKMFSQDERQLFSTM, encoded by the coding sequence ATGTCTAATGCCCTAGTGCCGATGAATGCCAACGAGGCACGCGCAGGTGACCATGGCGAACTGATTCAGTTGGTCAGCTTTAACCTGGACAACGAAGAATATGGCGTTGACGTCCTGAAGGTACGTGAAATCATCAGAATGCCCAGTATCACCAGGGTCCCCAACACCCCGCACTATGTTGAAGGCGTGATCAACCTGCGTGGCAAGGTTATTCCGATCATCAACATGCGTCGCCGTTTTGGCCTGGTTGAGGTGGAATACGACAAACAGACCCGCATCATGGTCATGGATGTTGAAGGTGAGCTGATGGGATTCATCGTGGATGCCGTCTCAGAGGTCATCCGGATATCCAGCAGCGAAATCCAGCCTTCCCCGGCCGTCGTAACCAGCGGTATTGACCAGGAGTGCATTGCCGGGGTTATCAACCAGGCCGAGCGCCTGCTGGTCCTGCTTGATCTGCAGAAGATGTTCTCCCAGGATGAGCGTCAGCTTTTCAGTACTATGTAG
- a CDS encoding chemotaxis protein CheA yields MPIDCEDQELLEGFLAETTELLEKLDDDLIALEKSSDDPELMNRIFRSIHTVKGASSFLGFDLLVRVTHKTEDVLNRLRKGELQLTSEIMDVVLEATDLVKTLVADIKGGEIIDREINETINKLIPLLTEQPAAPAQPAAMEPPAATTAEEQSVAAETPTSQPETPPAAEPAPAAAMPPAPARPAPEAAKKPAPPKGGEKGGDDLSDNTTVRVDVKRLDDLMNQVGELVLERNRMIQLNQDLQGGTSDHILFSEEFGKLAKRMSFVTSELQMQVLKMRMIPVEKVFKKFPRIVRSLARDLGKEVDLQIFGEETELDRSVVDEIGDPLIHLIRNAMDHGLETPDERMAAGKPRTGTLVLAAVHEGNSIIISIKDDGRGIDTERVGRKAIEKGLITEDQLAAMSQREMFDLIFLPGFSTKDKASDLSGRGVGMDVVKTNIKKLNGLIEIKSEKGMGSEFILRLPLTLAIIQSLLVEVEGEIYSIPLASVLETLRVDQREFHVIGGQEVLKLRDMVLPLVRLEQVFNVRRCREQDNFCYIVVIGSADKRVGLVVTRLVGQQEVAIKSLGKYLANVTGIAGSTILGDGRVALIVDPVGMVDGGEGASGGR; encoded by the coding sequence ATGCCCATTGATTGTGAAGACCAGGAACTTCTTGAAGGATTTCTGGCAGAAACAACTGAACTTCTGGAGAAGCTCGACGACGACCTGATTGCGTTGGAAAAGTCCTCTGATGACCCGGAACTGATGAACCGGATCTTTCGCTCCATCCATACCGTAAAAGGCGCATCCAGCTTTTTGGGATTCGACCTGCTGGTCCGGGTCACCCACAAAACCGAGGATGTGCTGAATCGCCTCCGCAAGGGTGAACTGCAGTTGACTTCCGAGATCATGGATGTCGTGCTTGAGGCCACAGATCTGGTCAAGACACTGGTGGCAGACATCAAGGGCGGCGAAATTATTGATCGTGAGATCAACGAGACCATCAACAAGCTGATTCCCCTGCTTACCGAGCAGCCGGCAGCCCCGGCTCAACCGGCAGCAATGGAACCCCCGGCAGCGACGACAGCGGAGGAGCAGTCTGTGGCTGCCGAAACGCCGACTTCACAACCGGAAACGCCGCCTGCAGCAGAGCCTGCGCCGGCAGCGGCAATGCCGCCCGCGCCGGCCCGCCCTGCCCCGGAAGCGGCAAAGAAACCGGCCCCTCCCAAAGGCGGGGAAAAAGGCGGGGACGACCTTTCCGACAACACCACCGTCCGGGTTGATGTCAAGCGCCTGGACGACCTGATGAACCAGGTCGGGGAGCTGGTGCTGGAGCGCAACCGGATGATCCAGCTCAATCAGGATCTGCAGGGTGGCACCTCGGACCATATCCTGTTCAGTGAAGAGTTCGGCAAACTGGCAAAACGGATGAGTTTTGTCACCTCGGAACTGCAGATGCAGGTCCTGAAAATGCGGATGATCCCGGTGGAAAAGGTTTTCAAGAAGTTCCCCCGTATTGTTCGCTCTCTGGCCCGCGACCTTGGCAAAGAAGTGGATCTGCAGATCTTTGGTGAAGAGACCGAACTTGACCGCTCCGTTGTCGATGAAATCGGCGATCCATTGATCCACCTGATCCGCAATGCCATGGACCACGGCCTGGAAACCCCGGATGAGCGAATGGCCGCAGGAAAGCCACGCACCGGCACCCTGGTGCTTGCTGCAGTCCATGAAGGCAACTCAATTATTATCAGCATCAAGGACGATGGCCGCGGTATTGATACGGAACGGGTCGGACGCAAGGCAATTGAAAAAGGGCTGATCACCGAAGATCAGCTTGCTGCCATGAGCCAGCGCGAGATGTTTGACCTGATCTTCCTGCCCGGCTTCTCAACCAAAGACAAGGCATCCGACCTGTCGGGACGCGGCGTCGGCATGGATGTGGTCAAGACCAACATCAAAAAGCTGAACGGTCTGATTGAGATCAAGAGTGAAAAGGGGATGGGGTCAGAATTTATCCTGCGTCTGCCCCTGACCCTGGCCATCATTCAATCGCTGCTGGTGGAGGTAGAGGGTGAGATCTACTCTATTCCACTGGCCTCGGTGCTTGAGACCCTGCGGGTTGATCAACGGGAGTTCCACGTGATTGGCGGCCAGGAGGTCCTCAAACTGCGCGACATGGTACTGCCGCTGGTCCGGTTGGAGCAGGTCTTCAACGTCAGGCGCTGCCGTGAGCAGGACAATTTCTGCTACATCGTCGTGATCGGCTCTGCGGACAAACGGGTCGGCCTGGTGGTAACCCGCCTGGTGGGA